The region GACCATCACCGCTGCTGACACAAGGCCGCGCCTCACGCCGGGAACGAACACCTTGGAGAATGAGCGCCACGGCCCGGCACCGAGATCACGCGCGGCATCGAGCAGGCTGAAATCAAACTTCTCAGCGGCGGCGTAGAGCGGCAGGATGGCGAACGGAAGCTGCGTGTAGATGAGCACGAGCAGCACGGTGCCGGCGTTGTTGAGCAGCATGGCATCCTCTGAAATGAAATGCAGCCAGACCAGCAGGCGTGTGAGCGGCCCCTCAGGATGCAGCAGGGACTTCCACGCGAAGATACGGATCAGGAAATTCGAGAGAAAAGGAATCACGACGAGGAGCAACAACACCTGCCGCATGCGCGGGCCGACGCGCGCCATTTGAAACGCCATCGGCAAAGCCAGCGCCAGACAGACCAGTGTAGTCACGCCGCTGAACCACACGGTGCGCCAGAGGATGGGCACATAAGCCGGATCGCTCACCTCATGAACCGTCGCCATCGTCCAGCCTGCCCCGACGCCGCCATGCAGATCCGCCGGACGAAACGCGGTGACGATGACCAAGACGGCCGGAATCACAAAAAACACAGCCAGCCAGGCGAGGGATGGCAGCGTGAGCAACCACTGCTTGGAACGCTGGCGATCTGTGCTCATGCAGCGTCCTCCAGCAGCACGACACGGCCCTCATCGGGGTGAAAACTCATCCACACCTCGGCTCCACGCTCCGGGGCGATCTCACCGCCACTGAACCGGCTGCGCTGAAGCTGGGCGATGATGTGATGCTCCCCGGCACGAATGCGGTAACGCGTGTGTGAACCGAAATAGGCGATGTCTTCGACCACACCAGCAAAAGCATTCACACGATCGCCGCTAAGCGGACGTTTGAGCGTGAGGCTGATTTTTTCCGGGCGCACCATCAGGCGCAGCGTTTGATTCGATGAGATCGTGCCATTGCTAAGCACGAGCGGACTGCCCAAGCCCTCAACCAGCACGCGCACATAGCCCTCGTGTTGGAGTTCGACGGCGGTGCCGGTGAAGAAATTGGCATCCCCGATGAAGGTGGCAACGAAGCTGCTGCGCGGCGTTTCATACAGATGCTCAGGTGAATCGATCTGCTCGACCTTGCCGGCGTTCATCACGGCGATGCGGTCGCTCAGGCTCATGGCCTCACCCTGGTCATGCGTGACATAGATGAAGGTGGTGCCGACCTGCTCATGGATCGTGTTCAGCTCCATGAGCATGTGCTGTCGCAGCTTCAAATCGAGCGCGGCGAGAGGTTCATCGAGCAGCAGCACCTGCGGGCGGTTCACCAGTGCGCGGGCGACGGCGACACGCTGCCGCTGACCGCCGCTAAGCTGCGCGGGACGTTTGCGCGCCTGCTCGCTGAGGCGCACGAGTTCGAGCATGCGATCCACACCGCTGCGGATCTCCTCGCGCGGGCGGCGGCTCATGCGCAGGCCGAAGGCGACGTTTTCCCACACACTGAGATGCGGAAAGAGCGCGTAGTTTTGAAATACGGTGTTCACCGGGCGCTGCTCTGGCGGCAAAGCGGTGATATCCTGACCTCCAACCAGAATCCGCCCACTGTCAGGCCGCTCAAACCCGGCGATCATTCGCAGCAGGGTGGTTTTGCCGCAACCGCTCGGGCCGAGAAGCGAGAATGCCTCCCCTTGGGCAACAGCCAACGACACATCATCCACGGCACGCTGAGAGCCGAAGGATTTGGTGACGTGGTCGATGACGAGAAAATCGTCCATGCAGGCGGAAACAGGTACTGTAGCCCGCAAACAATGGATGTGGCAAGGAGCTTGCGGGATTCATCATCAGCGGCGAGCGTTTCTGAATGGCATCGAATTTTGAAATCCTGCGTCCCCTGGAAGAAGACACGTCCAGTACGCTCTATCTCGTCCGCGACAAAAAACGCGGCCGTGAATCCTGCCTACGACGGTTTAAAACGCAAAAACAGGAGGATATCGAGGGGCTGAAGGAGCTTTTCATGCAGGTCTCCCACATCGACAGCCCGCATCTGGAGCCGGTGGTCGAATTCGGCACCGACAGGGAGGGGTTCTTCGCGGTGACCGAAGGGCTGCCACCGGGCGAGACACTGAGCACCGTGCTGGAGCGAGGCCCGCTGACCATCGCGGAATTTGAAACCGTGGCGCTGCAACTGATGACCGTGCTGGACGAACTGCATGAGCAGGCGGTCGTGCACGGCAGCCTGCGCCCGGATTTTGTGCGCATCACCGGGGCTTCCGCCGCGAACTGGCGCGTCACGCTGCACGGTTTCGGCCAGGGCTTCGCCGGTCGTGACGATAGCAAGGAGGAGCAAATCCGCGCCTACCGCTGCACTGCGCCGGAGCAGTGGCAGGACGGTACGACGCGACGCCGCACCGATGTCTATGCCCTGGGCTGCGTGCTATATGAGGCGTTGGCCGCAAGACCGCCCTTCGATGGCAAGGTATTGAAGGAACTCCGCCTCAAGCACATCAGCCATGATCTGCCGCCCTTGCAAAAGATCTCCTCGCATGTACCGGGCTGGATGTGCGCCTGGGTGATGCACCTGCTGGCCGTGGATCCCGAGCAGCGCCCACGTAAGGCGGCGGTGGCCCGTGAGCTTTTTGAGCGTCGAGAGGCACCAAACCTGCCGGAACTACCACCGCGCTCGGAAACACCGGCTGAGATCGCGCCCACCACACCACCGGTCAGCCTGAATCCGCAACCGCCCTCCTCACCCGTCGTTCTGCCCACGGCTCATCACGGAGCACGCCATCATGCGACCTCGAGCACGATCCCCATCGCCGCCGGTCCCCATGTGGCCGCCGCCAGGGCGAAACGACCCACGACCATCGTGGCAGCACCACGCAAAACCTACGCGCCGCCACGCAAACCGCCGGCCCCGGCAGGGAACAACCTCAAGCCCAAGCTGATCGCCGCAGCCGCAGTCGTGCTGCTGCTGGTGATTTTCATGCTGTCTCGCTGTGGGAAGGCTCCTGCACCTGTGAAGGGAAAACCGGGGCAAAAACAGCGCTGAGACACAACGACGTGAAGCAGACATCGCTGCCTGCTTCACGCACCCATTGCACTCCACTCACTCTCAGATCGACATCAGAAAGTCGAGCAACTGCTGCACCTGCTGGTTGGTGAGCCTCAGGTAGCGCTCTTTCGCCGCCTTAGCCTCGCCATCATGCGCCTTGATCGCATCATTGACCGTCGCGGCACGCCCGTCGTGCAGATACGGGGCGCTGGCGCGCAGGCCCCACAGCGGCGCGGTCTTCATGTCGCGCACATCGGCGGTGCCTTGAGCGATGCCGTCGCCCAGAGCGCCCATGTCATGCAGCAGCAGGTCGGAGAACAACCACACCTCCTGGTTGCGCAGAGAAGCGGAGCGATTGGGACCTGTGCGCATCACCGGCACATGACAGGTCGCGCAGCCGACAGTTTGAAACACATTTCTTCCAGCCACGGCGCTTGGCGTCAGTTGCAGGCGCGGCGGAGCGCCAAGCCATTGCATGAACTCGGCCAGCCGGTCGATGTCTCCCCTGCCCTGCGCATCCAGCGTGTCCTCAGGATCGGCGACCGTGTCGTACTGGCTGAGAAGCTGCGCATTGCCATTCGGCGCGTTTTCCACCGGGAACAGGCGGTTGGTGATGCCCATCTCGTTCACATACGCCTCACCGGAAAATGTCAGCAGAGTGGCGACTTGTGCTTTCCAGCCAAAACGGCCAATCATGTTCCGCCCTGTCGCCGCATCCTGCACACGGGACACCTTTCCCAGCACACCATCCACTGGCTGCCGCCTCACGTTGCGCAGAATCTCCGCGTCCGGGATCGCCTCGATCAGACCGAGGCCAAAGAGCGGCGTGGTATTGCGCTGTGCCACCACGTTCGCCTCCGGCGGCACGACCTCATGCACCGCCGAATTGATCTCGCGCTCCTGCAACAGTGAACCACCCAACGTCGCCAGCGGATTGAACACGCCGTTCTCCGTGCGGCCGAAACGCGTCACATTGAACACACTCGCTCCGCCGACAGCAGGCGACGAATGGCAGATCACGCACGAGGAACCGTTGAAAATCGGCCCCAAGCCGCTGGTATCCGTCTCCACGGCTTCAAAGTCGGCCCTGCCATCGCGAAACTCCTGCAACTCGCGCCGCGTGAGTCCTGGCAGCGGATCACCGAACTGCGGTTGTCGCGGATTGGGCGGAGGCGTTTGCGGGATCTGCGCCGGTTGCGGACGTTGCGAAGGCTGCTTCAGCGGAGGCGGTGGCGGTGGCGTCCGAGGAGCCGGCTGCGTGGCCGGAGCCGCAGGCGCGTTGCGCGGGGGCGGTGGCGGCTGCTTTTTCGGTGCCTGGGCGCTGGCTGGCGTCACGATGGAGCACGCCAGCGCGAGCATGAGGATGGGGTGATTGCGGATCGCTTTCATAGCATGTGGTGTGGGTTGCGATCACGCCCGTGCGCATGATCTTGCTGCCCCGGAAAAGCCCGCACGCAGAAAATCGTTACTGTATTTTTCAAACTCACCCGTCATGACTCTCAAACTCCTCCTCAAATACCTCCTCAGCGCAGGCATCATCACCCTGGTGAGCGAAATGGTGAAACGCAGTGACAAAGCCGGCGCCCTCCTCGCCGCGCTGCCGTTCGTGAGCATCATCACTTTGTTCTGGGTGCATTTTGAGAGCGCTCCTGAACTGCGGGCACAGAAGACCGCCGACCACATGTATTACATCTTCTGGTACGTGCTGCCCACGCTGCCCATGTTCCTGCTCTTTCCTGCCTTTCAACGCTGGTGGGGCTTTTACGGCGCCCTCGGCGGCAGCGCCGTGCTCACCATCGCCCTCTTCGCGCTGCTGCGCGTCATCACCGCCCGCTTTGGGTTGATGCTGTGATCGAACTCATCTAACCACTCCGACATGAACACACCACTTTGCCGCTGGGGCATTCTCGGCGCCGCCTTCATCGCACGCAAAAACTGGCAGGCCATCCGCGATGCCGGAAACGCCACGCTGGTTGCTGTGGCCAGCCGTGATCTGGCTCGTGCGCAAAGTTTCATCAATGAATGCCAGGGCAGCGCGCCGCATCCCACCGCTCCTGAGGCGATGGACAGCTACGATGCACTGCTCACGCGAACCGACATCGATGCCGTTTACATTCCGCTGCCCACCGGATTGCGGAAGGAGTGGGTGATTCGCGCCGCGCAGGCCGGAAAACACGTTCTCGTCGAAAAACCTGTCGGTTGCGGCGCCACCGATGTCGCCGAGATCATCGCCGCGTGTGAAAAGCACCACGTGCAGTTCATGGACGGCGTCATGTTCATGCACGGGCGCCGATTGAATCATCTGCGTGGCGTGGTAGATCGCGATGTCGGCCAGATCCGCCACATCGCCTCGCAATTCAGCTTCATGAGCGACGCGGAATTCCAGCGCACCAACATCCGTGCGCACGGCACGCTCGAACCACTCGGCTGTCTGGGCGATCTCGGCTGGTACTGCCTGCGCTTCACGCTTTGGGCCATGAACTACGCAGTCCCCACTCACGTCACCGGCCGCATCCATGCCGAAACACGGCAAACCGATGACGCGCCGCCCGTACCGCTCGAATTCTCCGGCACGCTCACCTTCGCGGGCGGCACCAGTGCCTCGTTCTACTGCTCCTTCACCGCCGCGAACGCCCAGTGGGCCATCGTCAGTGGCGACAATGGCCTGCTGCAAGTCTCCGACTTCGTCCTGCCCTTCTCCGGCCCGCAAACCCATTTCAGCATCACCCGCTCTGATTTCGTCCTCGACCGCTGCCAGTTCGACATGCACGAAGGCCGCAGCATCGAAACAATCGACGAACCCAGCAGCAACGCGCCCGGCTCGCAGGAATGCGGCATGTTTCAAACCTTTTCCCAACTCGTGCTCTCAGGCAAAATCGACCCGCACTGGCCCAACATCAGCCTGCTCACGCAACGTGTGCTCGACGCCTGTCTGCGTTCGGCAAGAGCGGGAGGCGTGACCGTTGATTGTTGACGACGATGTTCTGACAAGGCAGTCAGGGATCAAACTGATTGTTCAAATGCCCCAGTGTCGCGAAATGAACCCGGTTGTCCTGGGGAACACAGACGTACTCATTTGGGACAACCCATTGAACGCTATGAAAACACTCACCAAGCTTACCGCTATCGCGCTGCTGCTCATGAGCAGCACCGCCCTCCGTGCCGACCTCGCCGACATGGTGGCCTTGGCTATCTACGCAGACCAGCTTCAAAACCAAGGTGTGCGAGGCCCCCAATTCACCCAACTGGTGGATCAACGTTACGTGATGCTGTATCCAGACTACAGGTACCAAGGCAATGGCATGGGCGGCTTCGTGCAGCAAATGCATGCCCGAGGCCTTTATGGCAAAGCCTTGGCCAATGCCATTCATGCCGAACAACAACGCCGTGGCATCGGCATGGGTCGTGGCAATGCGGGCATCCCACCCGGACAGCTCAAAAAAACCGGCATCGGCCTTTTCGGTCCAGGCAAGGTCAAGCCCGGCAAACCCAACACGGGTCTGTTCAACTTCCTGGGCAAGAACAAACCCAAGGATAAGCCTGCGTCATTCAGCACGGGCAAAGGCAAACACAAGAAATGATGTTTGCGCGGATGGAACAAATGTGAGGCGGAGCACAAGCTGCCCGCCTCACTGGGACGACAGGCTTTGCTACAAATCCAGCACCTTGTCCATGCGCTTCGCCACATCGGCTAGGTAATCCCAGTTCCCGGCCTTCACCTCAGCAGCAGCCCACCCCGTATAATTGATCTTGACCAGTTCAGCGCGCACCGCGGCCCAGTTGATGCTGCCTTCGCCGAGCGGCTTGTCGAAACCTTTGCGCATGCCTTCGTTCATTGCTCTGTCGAGGTCGTATTCCTTCACATCGAGCTTCTGGCTCCGCTTCCCAAGCACCTGCGCCCAATGCTCCGGCACGCCCCAGCGCACCATGTTGCCGATGTCGAAATGCACCTGCACCCACGGGCTGCCCACTTCATCAATGAACCGCGCCATGTCGTAGGCGCTGATGAGAAACGTGTTCCAGACATTTTCGATCAGCACCTTGATTCCCTGTTTCTCCGCATGCAGAGCAGCAGCCTTCATGCGTACAACTGACTCGTCCCACGTCTGCTGAAGCGGCTTGTCCTGCGGATAAGCCAGCACGACTAGCATCGAGTCACCATCGAGTTTCTTCGTGAGATCAATGCCCGCCTCCAGCCCATCGCTGCGTCCACCGACCGTGCCGTCGATGACCAACCCGCTCTCCTTGCTCGCGGCGATCCATTCATCCGCGTTATCTGTGTTCACATGACCGAGCAGACTCGGTTCCACACCTTCATAGCCGCAAGCACGCAGCTTCTTGAAAGCCTCCGTCAACGTCATGCCCTGCGCCGCCTTCTGCGCCATGCCCCACTTGAGCGATTTGCGAATCTTACCCGTGAATTGCCCGGCATGAACGCCGGAAACCGGGATCGCAGCGGCAGCGGCGGAGGAGAGAATGAATGAGCGGCGGTTCATGGGTGTGGAGCAGCATCTCAGAAAATCGGAGCGCCTGTCGAGCTTGAAACAGTGCCTCAGCCCGCTTCACCCAAATTGCAGAAGCGATCCTTGCCGTGGATCAATCTCCCGAATTATACTCCGCACATGCGCGCCTTGCTGACTTTGCTGCTCCTTGCCTGGAGCCTCCCTGCCCAGGAACCGAAACAACAGGCGGCCGCAGCCTCGAATGCCCACGCCTGCGAGCTGTTCCAATTCTTCCGTCAGATGACCGAGGGCAATTTTTGCTTCTCCCCTTTCAGTTCGCATCAGATCGCCAGCCTTCTCACAGCAGCGGCGAACGGTGAAACACAAGCCGAACTCGCAGCAGTTGCTCACATGGCCGATGGCACGGCAAAAGGGGTCGAAAATACCGGTGCGTTGCGTGCCGAATTAGCTGCCACTGCAGGCAGGGGAGCGCTTGGGTTGGAAATCACTAATTCACTATGGGCTGCAGATGCCAGCGACTTTCAGCCGTCGTTCTTGGAGTCCGCTCGCTCACAATTCGGCGCAACGCTGCAAAAACTGCCGAAAGGCGATGCCACCACCTGCGCGGCCGCCGTGAATCTCTGGGTGCGTGAGAAGACACGCGGACGTGTGCCGCAGATCGTCGGCCCTGCCTCATTTGCGTCACCGGAACGCGCCGTGGTGGCCGTAAACACGGTGTATCTCAAAGGCCGCTGGTCGAGTCCCTTCGACCCCAGGCTCACCAAACCACGCTCATTCCAAACACCAAGCCAGGCCGTCATGCTGCCCACGATGCTGATGCCGCTCGGTGCGTTTGATTATGCCGAGGCCGAATCCTGGCAATGCCTCGAAATGCCCATGACTAGCGGTGAGGTGAGCGTGCTAATCCTGCTGCCACGCAATGATCCCGCACGGTTAAAAATCGAAGCCAGTCTCAGCCCAGAACACTGGAACGCCGTGCGCAGCGGCATCGCCAACTGTGACGTGAACGTGATGCTGCCACGCTTTGGCTACAGCACGCAACTCAGCCTCAAGGCACTCTGGCAGGCGCTGGGCGCGAAACGTTTGTTCCAGGCGGGTGCCGCTGATCTCTCCAACGGCCTGTCGGCGGGCAACTGGTTCATCAGCGACGTCTCGCACGAGGCAATGATCGAAGTGAACGAACTCGGTGCCGAAGCCGCTGCTGCAACCCTTGGTCCGAGAGACCCTTTCGGAGCCGCTCCTAATCCGCCCAAACGTCGTAATGTCAGCTTCATCGCCAACCGTCCCTTCATCTGGGTGCTGCGGCATCAAGCCACTGGATTGATTCTGTTCATGGGACGTTACGCAGGAGCTTGAGCATCACTCATGACATGAAACGCCGCCGCCTTCTTCAATCTGCCGCCTTGGCGCTCTGCCCGGCAGCCTGCGTGGAAAAACTACGCTCTCCGCTGCCATTCGCCACCCTTGCCGATCTCGCGGCCCTGCTTGAGGCGAAGAACACGACGCCGCTGCTGCTTGCCGAACATTTCCTGGAGCGCATCGCAAGGCTGGACCGTTCCGGGCCGCGACTGAGTGCGATCATTGAACTCAACCCTGAGGTCAAAACGATCGCCGCCTCGTGCAAACCCGGCCTGCTGCATGGCCTGCCGGTCTTGATCAAGGACAACATCGAAACCGCCGATGCCATGCAAACCACGGCAGGTTCGCTGGCACTACGAAATCACAAACCAGCACGCGACGCAGCGCTCGTATCTCGATTGCGCGAGGCTGGCGCCATCATTCTCGGCAAAACGAATCTCAGCGAGTGGGCGAACATCCGCTCGCCCGATTCCACCAGCGGTTGGAGCGCACGCGGTGGTCTCACGCGCAATCCGCACAAGCTCACGCACAGCGCCAGCGGCTCCAGTTCCGGCTCCGCAGTCGCCGTGGCGGCAGGACTGGCTCCGGCGGCGATTGGCACGGAAACCAACGGCTCCATCATTAGTCCGGCCAGCGCCTGCGGCATTGTCGGCTTCAAACCAACGGTCGGACTCATCAGCGGGGCGGGTATCATCCCGATCACCCATCATCAAGACACCGCAGGGCCAATGACGCTCACCGTTCGCGATGCTGCGATGCTCATGCAGGTGCTCAGCAAAGATTTCAGCGCAGAACTGCCGCACGACGCCCTGAAAGGCGCACGCCTCGGCGTGCTGCGGAAACAAAGTGGCAAGCACCCGCAGGTGCTCGCGCTGTTTGAAACTGCGCTGCAAAAACTGCGTGATGCCGGGGCCATCATTATCGATTCCGTTGAACTGCCGAACACTCGCGAAGCCGGCTCCCTGTCCTGGAAGGCCATGCTGATCGAACTGCGCACCGATTTGAACGCCTACCTCGAACAGCGTGGCGGTGACGTGCGCGCGCTGGCGGAATTGATCGCCTTCAATGAAAAACATCGCGACGCCGAAATGCCGCACTTCGGCCAGGAGTTCTTCGAGCAGGCGGAACAACTCGGCACACCGGAAATCATCGCCGCAGGCCAGAAAGCTCGACAGCTTGCCAAAAAACTCGCCGGGCCGGAAGGAATCGACGCTGCGCTCCAAGCTCACGGTCTCGACGCCCTGATCTGCCCCACCAACGATCCTGTCGGCGTGATCGACCTGGAAAAAGGCGACACCAATGAGCGCGTCGCCAGCACTCCTGCCGCCGTGGCCGGCTACCCACATCTCACCGTGCCCATGGGCTTCGTGAACAGCCTGCCGGTCGGTTTTTCTTTCATCGGCACTGCTGGAGCAGATGCGCGCATGCTTGCCCTCGGGCATGGCTTCGAGCAGATCACACTGGCACGTCGTCCGCCGACGTTCAGCGCAGGATAAGACACATCTTTGCCAGCATTGGAGGCGACTTGGCTGTAAAAACGCAGCCCTTGCCATCGTAGGCACAATCATACAGGTCAGCAGCACTTTCATACCACCCAGAAACCATGCAATCCCACCGCCTCAACCTCCTGGTGCTTCTTGCCCTCAGCACGACCGCCCAGGCGCAGCCCATCGGGTTCAACAAGGACATCCGCCCCATCCTTGCCGATGCGTGCTTCCATTGCCACGGACCCGACCCGGGAACCCGCAAGGCCGGACTGCGGCTCGACACCGAGGCGGGATTCTTCACCGCGAAGAAGGGCGAGGAGCCAACCGTCATCAAAGGTCAGCCGGACAAGAGCGCCCTTTTCCAACGCCTGCTCTCCACCGACGAGGATGAAGTGATGCCCCCACCGGAGTCGCACAAAGAGATCAAACCGGCGCAGATCGTCCTCATCAAGGAATGGATCGCCCAAGGTGCCCCGTGGCAGCCGCATTGGTCGCTGATCCAGCCTCAGCGCGGTGCAGAACCTGCCGTCAAAGACAAAACCTGGGTGAAGACGCCCGTGGATCGCTTTGTGCTTTCCAAACTGGAAGCGACAGGCCTCAAGCCCGCACCGGAGGCTGATGCGCACGCGCTCATTCGTCGTGTGAGTCTCGACCTCACCGGTCTGCCGCCTTCGCCGGAGTTGGTGAAGCGTTATGCCACGGCGGAAAAGCTCACGGACGCTCAACTCAGCGCGCTCGCTGATGAACTCATGAAGTCGTCGGCCTACGGCGAACATCGCGCCCGCTACTGGCTGGATGCGGCGCGTTACGGTGACTCCCACGGGCTGCACTTTGACAAACCCCGCGAGATGTGGCCCTACCGCGACTGGGTGGTGAAGGCCTTCAATCGCAACCAGCCTTTCGATCAGTTCACCATCGAGCAGATCGCAGGAGATTTGCTGCCTAAGCCAACCGAAGACCAACTCGTCGCCACTGGATTCCAGCGCTGCAACATCACCACGAATGAAGGCGGCACGATTGATGAAGAAAATGTCGCCAACTACGCAGCGGACCGCGTGCAGACGATGGGCTGGGTCTATTTCGGCCTCACCACGAACTGCTCGCAGTGCCACGATCATAAGTTCGACCCAATCACACAGCGCGACTACTACTCGATGGCCGCGTTCTTCCGCAACACAACGCAGAAAGCCAAGGACGGCAACGTGAAGGACGGCCTCGGCCCCATCCTCGTTCTGCCAACTGACAAAGATCGCCCACGTTGGACCGCCTTGCCCACCGAGATCGCCGCAGCGAAAACGAAGCAGACGGAGTCTCGCAACGGAGCTAAACCGAAGTTTGATCAATGGCTCGCCAGCGCGAAGCCAGAGGATCTCGACAAAGATGTGCCAACCAAAGGCATCGTCGCTCATGTGCCGCTGAATGAAGGCGTTGGCAGTGAAGTCACCGGCAATTGCGGTGCCACAAAGAAATTCAAAGCCACTGGCGAAGTCTCCTGGAAGCCCGATGGCAAACTCGGACCCGCACCCGTGATGAAATCCGGTGGCACCTTTGAGATCGGCGACGTGGCTGACTTTGAAAAGGATCACGCATTCAGCTACGGCGCATGGGTTCGCGCAGGCCGCGCTGGGGTCTTCGGTGGCATCCTTGCCCGCATGGATGAGAAAGGTGATTACCGCGGATGGGATCTCTTTCAAAACGACACCAAGCTCAGCGTCCACATCGTCAGCAAATGGCCCGATGACGCGATCAAAGTCACCACCGCCAAGCCCGCGCTGAGGCCCAATGTGTGGCAGCACGTCTTCGTCACCTATGACGGCAAAGGTAAAGCCGGCGGCGTGCGCATCTTCGTCAATGGCGAAGACACGCCTGTGAAAGCCGAAACCAACGCGCTCAAAGGCAGCATCAAGACCACGACGCCCACACGCATCGGCCAGCGCAGCCACACGCAGATCTTCACGGATGGCGGCGTGCAGGACGTGCGCATCTATGACCGCCAGCTCACCGTTGCTGAAGTGATGACCCTATCCAAAGTCGGCCCGCTGCGCGCCATGCTCACGGCCAAGAAACAGGGTCCGAAACAACAAGAGGCACTGTTTGAGCACTACCTCGTCACACGCGATGCCGCGTATCAGACTGCTTTGTCGCAAACCAACAAGCTGACTGCCGAACAGGACGCCATCAAGGCCCGCAGCCCCATCACCCACATCCAGGAGGAGAAGATGGACGCCAAACCCATGGCCAACATCCTCATGCGCGGTGCCTATGACAAAGTCGGCGAGCAGGTCGATGCCGCCGTGCCAGCTTCACTCGGCAAACTGGCTCCGAATGCCCCGAAGAACCGTCTCGGCCTCGCGCAATGGCTTGTTGCTGCGGATAATCCGCTCACGGCACGCGTCACTGTAAACCGCTTCTGGCAGGAACTCTTTGGCGCAGGCATCGTGAAGACCAGCGACGACTTCGGCATCATGGGCAGTGCTCCCACGCATCCCGAATTGCTCGACTGGCTCGCTGTCGAGTTCCGTGAGAGCGGCTGGGATGTGAAGCGCTTATTCAAGATGCTCATCACCTCCGCCGCCTATCGTCAGGCCACGCTCATCACACCCGAGAAGATCGAAAAAGATCGCGATAACATGCTGCTCTCACGCGGTCCGCGCTTCCGCATGGATGCCGAGATGATTCGCGACTATGCCCTCGCCGCCAGCGGCACGCTCTCGCCCCGCATGGGCGGCCCCGGCACCATGCCGTATCAGCCGGAAAACATCTGGGAAGTCGTCGGCCTCGGCACAGAGAAATACACGCAGGACAAAGGCGAGAACCTCTACCGTCGCACGCTCTACAACTTCTGGAAGCGCATGTCCCCCTCGCCAAACATGGACATCTTCAACGCCCCAAGCCGCGAAGTCAGTTGCGTCCGCCGCGACCGCACCAACACGCCGCTGCAGGCCCTCGTCACCATGAACGACCCGCAGTTCGTCGAAGCCGCCCGCAACCTCGCGCAAAAGGCCATCGCAACCCAGGATCCACTCACCTACATCGCCGAGCGCATCCTCTGCCGTCCGCTGAAAGCCAAAGAACAGCCCATCCTCGCGGCAAGCCTCGCCGATCTCCGCAAGCACTATACCACCAGCGCCGCCGACACCGAAGCCCTCCTCAAAGTCGGCGAATCCAAACCCGACGAAAAGCTCCCCAAAGCCGAACTCGCTACGTGGACGATGCTTTGCAATCAGCTCATGAACCTGGACGAAGTCCTCAACAAGTAATCCGACTGCCATGAATCTTCTTCAAGAATGGAACACCTATCAAACCCGCCGTCAGCTCTTCACACGCGGTAAAAACGTCCTCGGTGGCGCGGCGCTCGCTTCGCTGTTTGGCGAATCCTTGGCCAACGCCTCCAACGCGCACGCTCCAGGCCCGCAGTTCCCGCCAAAGGCCAAGCGTGTGATCTACCTGCACATGGTTGGCGGCCCATCACAGATGGATCTGTTCGACTACAAGCCGCAGATGCAGGCCTATTACGACAAAGACCTGCCGGAAAGCATCCGCAATGGTCAGCGCCTCACGACGATGACCAGCGGGCAGGCGCGTTTCCCCATCGCGCCGTCGAAGTTCCAGTTCAGCGCAGCAGGACA is a window of Prosthecobacter sp. DNA encoding:
- a CDS encoding DUF1553 domain-containing protein — translated: MQSHRLNLLVLLALSTTAQAQPIGFNKDIRPILADACFHCHGPDPGTRKAGLRLDTEAGFFTAKKGEEPTVIKGQPDKSALFQRLLSTDEDEVMPPPESHKEIKPAQIVLIKEWIAQGAPWQPHWSLIQPQRGAEPAVKDKTWVKTPVDRFVLSKLEATGLKPAPEADAHALIRRVSLDLTGLPPSPELVKRYATAEKLTDAQLSALADELMKSSAYGEHRARYWLDAARYGDSHGLHFDKPREMWPYRDWVVKAFNRNQPFDQFTIEQIAGDLLPKPTEDQLVATGFQRCNITTNEGGTIDEENVANYAADRVQTMGWVYFGLTTNCSQCHDHKFDPITQRDYYSMAAFFRNTTQKAKDGNVKDGLGPILVLPTDKDRPRWTALPTEIAAAKTKQTESRNGAKPKFDQWLASAKPEDLDKDVPTKGIVAHVPLNEGVGSEVTGNCGATKKFKATGEVSWKPDGKLGPAPVMKSGGTFEIGDVADFEKDHAFSYGAWVRAGRAGVFGGILARMDEKGDYRGWDLFQNDTKLSVHIVSKWPDDAIKVTTAKPALRPNVWQHVFVTYDGKGKAGGVRIFVNGEDTPVKAETNALKGSIKTTTPTRIGQRSHTQIFTDGGVQDVRIYDRQLTVAEVMTLSKVGPLRAMLTAKKQGPKQQEALFEHYLVTRDAAYQTALSQTNKLTAEQDAIKARSPITHIQEEKMDAKPMANILMRGAYDKVGEQVDAAVPASLGKLAPNAPKNRLGLAQWLVAADNPLTARVTVNRFWQELFGAGIVKTSDDFGIMGSAPTHPELLDWLAVEFRESGWDVKRLFKMLITSAAYRQATLITPEKIEKDRDNMLLSRGPRFRMDAEMIRDYALAASGTLSPRMGGPGTMPYQPENIWEVVGLGTEKYTQDKGENLYRRTLYNFWKRMSPSPNMDIFNAPSREVSCVRRDRTNTPLQALVTMNDPQFVEAARNLAQKAIATQDPLTYIAERILCRPLKAKEQPILAASLADLRKHYTTSAADTEALLKVGESKPDEKLPKAELATWTMLCNQLMNLDEVLNK